One genomic window of Arachis stenosperma cultivar V10309 chromosome 10, arast.V10309.gnm1.PFL2, whole genome shotgun sequence includes the following:
- the LOC130955715 gene encoding uncharacterized protein LOC130955715: MDNTSFPSMLDTKGKILPNSQLLRWKDWFSRYKFTVRHIKGNHNTIADYLSRPTKELPPKVLHILAMNRASPPTFPLPDCPQDHKFYRREPGPFPFSLRPRTAAEVKTLAEQCLFYWLHRLLLVTQITAKPQHFHPKTPYHIIPTIKGEIPEEMLWFMWALSVQYDCAIIVPGIAMYRFLCDKSFSGTNLEKLLKMFAPIPFWRGKLFSALTDHDVWNIPGKLRHRFYYAFVLRRLFAYRQEVLYTRNNINIVGYSKIWPTDEKHCLNNLAKHLTFHNNPNVDVITEAIEGLSLSSEEEASSSRTVQEELREFQANFFASSVTYPTPPLYQNEHPWNSPLQDQAIYGYGNIEDEEPGSRVYPVLPSPTYVDAGIEDDDTEDQYTEGPHDLVDNIDEHEPITTYSP; the protein is encoded by the coding sequence ATGGACAATACGTCCTTTCCGTCCATGCTGGACACCAAAGGGAAGATACTACCAAACTCACAACTTCTCAGATGGAAAGATTGGTTTTCACGCTATAAATTCACAGTAAGACACATCAAAGGAAACCACAACACCATAGCTGACTACCTTTCCAGACCAACCAAAGAACTTCCACCCAAAGTTCTTCACATCCTAGCCATGAATAGAGCTTCACCACCAACCTTCCCTCTTCCAGACTGCCCTCAAGACCACAAGTTCTATAGAAGAGAACCTGGACCGTTTCCTTTTTCCCTTCGACCTAGGACTGCTGCTGAGGTCAAGACCCTAGCTGAACAATGCCTGTTTTACTGGTTACACAGGCTCCTCCTTGTTACCCAAATCACAGCAAAACCTCAACACTTTCACCCAAAAACACCTTATCATATAATACCCACCATCAAAGGTGAAATTCCTGAAGAAATGCTGTGGTTCATGTGGGCGCTCTCTGTTCAGTACGATTGCGCCATCATAGTTCCTGGAATTGCTATGTACAGATTTCTCTGTGACAAAAGCTTCTCAGGAACAAATCTTGAGAAACTTCTCAAGATGTTTGCACCTATTCCATTTTGGAGAGGAAAACTCTTCAGTGCACTAACAGACCATGACGTTTGGAACATCCCTGGTAAGCTGAGACACAGGTTTTATTATGCCTTTGTCTTAAGAAGGCTATTTGCTTATCGTCAAGAGGTCCTCTACACCAGAAACAACATCAACATTGTTGGTTATTCAAAGATATGGCCAACAGATGAGAAACACTGTCTCAATAATCTGGCCAAACATCTCACCTTCCACAACAATCCTAATGTTGATGTAATCACAGAAGCCATTGAAGGACTCTCACTTTCATCAGAAGAAGAAGCTTCCTCCTCCAGGACTGTACAGGAAGAATTAAGAGAATTCCAAGCCAACTTCTTTGCTTCATCTGTAACTTATCCTACACCACCACTCTACCAGAATGAACACCCATGGAATTCTCCTCTTCAAGATCAAGCCATCTATGGCTATGGAAACATTGAAGACGAAGAACCAGGATCAAGGGTTTATCCAGTATTGCCAAGCCCAACATATGTGGATGCTGGAATTGAAGATGATGATACTGAGGATCAATACACAGAAGGACCACATGATCTTGTAGATAACATTGATGAACATGAGCCCATTACGACATACAGTCCGTGA